A single window of Pseudomonas benzenivorans DNA harbors:
- the acnB gene encoding bifunctional aconitate hydratase 2/2-methylisocitrate dehydratase, with translation MLEAYRNHVAERAAQGIVPQPLNAEQTAGLVELLKNPPAGEEEFLVDLITNRVPPGVDEAAYVKAGFLSAVAKGEATSPLINKQRAVELLGTMQGGYNIATLVELLDDAELASVAAEQLKHTLLMFDAFHDVAEQAKAGNAHAKAVLQSWADGEWFTKRPAIAEKYSLTVFKVPGETNTDDLSPAPDAWSRPDIPLHALAMLKMARDGIEPEQQGAIGPLKQIEAVKAKGFPVAYVGDVVGTGSSRKSATNSVLWFFGDDIPFVPNKRAGGFCFGSKIAPIFYNTMEDAGALPIEFDVSNLNMGDVIDVYPYAGKVCKHGSEEVITTFELKTPVLLDEVRAGGRIPLIVGRGLTEKARAELGLGSSDLFKKPEQPVDSGKGFTLAQKMVGKACGVTGVRPGTYCEPKMTTVGSQDTTGPMTRDELKDLACLGFSADLVMQSFCHTAAYPKPIDVTTHHTLPDFIRTRGGVSLRPGDGIIHSWLNRMLLPDTVGTGGDSHTRFPMGISFPAGSGLVAFAAATGVMPLDMPESILVRFKGKMQPGITLRDLVHAIPYYAIQKGLLTVEKKGKKNAFSGRILEIEGLDELTVEQAFELSDASAERSAAGCTIKLPEKAIAEYLKSNITLLRWMISEGYGDARTMERRAQAMEAWLANPELMSADADAEYAEVIEIDLSELKEPVLCAPNDPDDARLLSSVQGEKIDEVFIGSCMTNIGHFRAAGKLLDKVKGGIPTRLWLSPPTKMDAHQLTEEGYYGIYGKAGARMEMPGCSLCMGNQARVAANSTVVSTSTRNFPNRLGDGANVYLASAELAAVAAITGKLPTVEEYMVYAKDIDSMAADVYRYLSFDQIAEFREAAANAQIPVVQA, from the coding sequence GTGCTTGAAGCCTATCGCAACCACGTAGCAGAGCGTGCCGCTCAGGGTATCGTGCCCCAGCCGCTGAACGCCGAACAAACCGCAGGCCTGGTCGAGCTGCTGAAAAACCCGCCGGCTGGCGAAGAAGAATTCCTCGTTGACCTGATCACCAACCGCGTGCCGCCAGGCGTCGACGAAGCCGCCTACGTCAAGGCCGGGTTCCTCTCTGCCGTGGCCAAGGGCGAAGCCACCTCCCCGCTGATCAACAAGCAGCGCGCCGTCGAACTGCTCGGCACCATGCAGGGCGGCTACAACATCGCCACCCTGGTCGAGTTGCTGGATGACGCCGAGTTGGCCAGCGTCGCCGCCGAGCAACTGAAGCACACCCTGCTGATGTTCGACGCCTTCCACGACGTCGCCGAACAAGCCAAGGCCGGCAACGCCCACGCCAAGGCCGTGCTGCAGTCCTGGGCCGATGGCGAGTGGTTCACCAAGCGCCCGGCGATCGCCGAGAAATACAGCCTGACCGTGTTCAAGGTCCCCGGCGAAACCAACACCGATGACCTGTCCCCGGCGCCCGACGCCTGGTCGCGTCCGGACATCCCGCTGCACGCCCTGGCCATGCTGAAGATGGCCCGCGACGGCATCGAGCCCGAGCAGCAAGGCGCCATCGGTCCGCTCAAGCAGATCGAAGCGGTCAAGGCCAAGGGCTTCCCGGTCGCCTACGTCGGCGACGTGGTCGGCACCGGTTCCTCGCGCAAGTCCGCCACCAACTCGGTGCTGTGGTTCTTCGGCGACGACATCCCCTTTGTTCCGAACAAGCGCGCCGGTGGCTTCTGCTTCGGCTCCAAGATCGCCCCGATCTTCTACAACACCATGGAAGACGCCGGCGCCCTGCCGATCGAGTTCGACGTGTCGAACCTCAACATGGGCGACGTGATCGACGTCTACCCCTATGCCGGCAAGGTCTGCAAGCACGGCAGCGAAGAGGTCATCACCACCTTCGAACTGAAGACCCCGGTGCTGCTCGACGAAGTCCGCGCTGGCGGCCGTATCCCGCTGATCGTCGGCCGCGGCCTGACCGAGAAGGCCCGCGCCGAACTGGGTCTGGGTTCTTCCGACCTGTTCAAGAAGCCGGAGCAGCCGGTTGACAGCGGCAAGGGTTTCACCCTGGCGCAGAAGATGGTCGGCAAGGCCTGCGGCGTGACCGGCGTGCGTCCGGGCACCTACTGCGAGCCGAAGATGACCACCGTCGGCTCCCAGGACACCACAGGTCCCATGACCCGCGACGAGCTGAAGGACCTGGCTTGCCTGGGCTTCTCCGCCGACCTGGTGATGCAGTCCTTCTGCCACACCGCGGCCTATCCGAAGCCGATCGACGTCACCACCCACCACACCCTGCCGGACTTCATCCGCACCCGCGGCGGCGTGTCCCTGCGTCCGGGCGACGGCATCATCCACAGCTGGCTGAACCGCATGCTGCTGCCGGACACCGTCGGCACCGGCGGCGACTCGCACACCCGCTTCCCGATGGGCATCAGCTTCCCGGCCGGTTCCGGCCTGGTGGCCTTCGCCGCCGCCACCGGCGTCATGCCGCTGGACATGCCGGAATCCATCCTGGTGCGTTTCAAGGGCAAGATGCAGCCCGGGATCACCCTGCGTGACCTGGTCCATGCCATCCCCTACTACGCCATCCAGAAGGGCCTGCTGACCGTCGAGAAGAAGGGCAAGAAGAACGCCTTTTCCGGCCGCATCCTGGAGATCGAAGGTCTCGACGAACTGACCGTCGAGCAGGCGTTCGAACTGTCCGACGCCTCCGCCGAGCGTTCGGCCGCCGGTTGCACCATCAAGCTGCCGGAAAAGGCCATCGCCGAGTACCTGAAGTCGAACATCACCCTGCTGCGCTGGATGATCAGCGAAGGCTACGGCGATGCCCGCACCATGGAACGCCGCGCCCAGGCCATGGAAGCCTGGCTGGCCAACCCGGAGCTGATGAGCGCCGATGCCGACGCCGAGTACGCCGAAGTCATCGAGATCGACCTGAGCGAGCTGAAGGAGCCGGTGCTCTGCGCACCGAACGATCCGGACGACGCCCGTCTGCTGTCCAGCGTTCAGGGCGAGAAGATCGACGAGGTGTTCATCGGTTCGTGCATGACCAACATCGGTCACTTCCGCGCCGCCGGCAAGCTGCTGGACAAGGTCAAGGGCGGCATTCCGACCCGTCTGTGGCTGTCGCCGCCGACCAAGATGGATGCCCACCAGCTGACCGAGGAAGGCTACTACGGCATCTACGGCAAGGCCGGTGCACGCATGGAAATGCCGGGCTGCTCGCTGTGCATGGGTAACCAGGCACGGGTCGCCGCCAACTCCACCGTGGTCTCGACCTCGACCCGCAACTTCCCCAACCGTCTGGGCGATGGCGCCAACGTGTACCTGGCCTCTGCCGAACTGGCAGCGGTCGCCGCGATCACCGGCAAGCTGCCGACGGTCGAGGAGTACATGGTCTACGCCAAGGACATCGACAGCATGGCGGCGGACGTCTACCGCTACCTGAGCTTCGACCAGATCGCCGAGTTCCGCGAAGCCGCTGCCAACGCCCAGATCCCGGTCGTTCAAGCCTAA
- a CDS encoding DUF1289 domain-containing protein — MSNHRIKTPCVGLCSTVYGDLVCRGCKRFHHEVIQWNGYSEEEKQAVWRRLELLLEQVMVAKLEVFDEDRLRTQLEQRQVRFVAQQSPYCWAYQLIARGARVINQLEAYGIVLLPEFRDWALPELRDAIDREFFLLSEAHYGRYIAPRFLHDTR, encoded by the coding sequence ATGTCCAATCACCGCATCAAGACCCCCTGTGTAGGCCTGTGTTCGACCGTCTACGGTGACCTGGTGTGCCGCGGGTGCAAGCGCTTCCACCACGAGGTGATCCAGTGGAATGGCTACAGCGAGGAGGAAAAGCAGGCGGTCTGGCGGCGCCTGGAGCTGCTGCTGGAGCAGGTGATGGTGGCCAAGCTGGAAGTCTTCGATGAAGATCGCCTGCGTACGCAGCTGGAGCAGCGCCAGGTCCGCTTCGTGGCGCAGCAGTCGCCCTACTGCTGGGCGTACCAGTTGATTGCCCGTGGCGCACGGGTGATCAACCAGCTCGAGGCCTACGGCATCGTGCTGCTGCCGGAATTCCGCGACTGGGCCCTGCCCGAGCTGCGTGATGCCATCGACCGCGAGTTCTTCCTGTTGTCCGAAGCACACTACGGCCGCTATATCGCGCCCAGGTTTCTCCACGACACCAGATAG
- a CDS encoding universal stress protein, which translates to MQRIRRILVVLNPVHTDSLALRRAKQIATAINAHLHLLLCDQRQHYSALLKQLETQLSGEGFSVTTQQENCDHLHPTGAILATQKSQGCDLVIKQHYPDNPLTKTLIPPQDWRLLRDCPVPVLMTKTERAWDGGLVLAAMDVDNHEGEHLDLQGSIIGHAADLASLIHGTLHAVTAYSGGFALAADPCAPKLDGKAAQCWEASRWFQDEYGLRDHQLHLAEGPARSVIPQYAHELEAAITVIGTVARTGLSGALIGNTAEAVLDRVDSDVLVLKPHDPAVHLLEPLEGRQDQERQASPRQTGDAERLQRIADDYLVSWRNLGAI; encoded by the coding sequence ATGCAACGCATTCGCCGAATTCTGGTCGTGCTTAATCCGGTGCACACCGACAGCCTCGCCCTGAGGCGAGCCAAACAGATCGCCACCGCCATCAACGCCCATCTGCATCTGCTGCTCTGCGACCAAAGGCAGCACTACAGCGCGCTCCTCAAGCAGCTCGAAACACAGTTGAGCGGCGAGGGCTTCAGCGTAACCACGCAACAGGAAAACTGTGACCACCTGCACCCGACCGGCGCCATCCTCGCGACACAGAAGAGCCAGGGCTGCGACCTGGTGATCAAGCAGCACTACCCGGACAACCCGCTGACCAAGACGCTGATCCCGCCGCAAGACTGGCGACTATTGCGCGACTGTCCGGTGCCCGTGCTGATGACCAAGACCGAGCGCGCCTGGGACGGCGGCCTGGTGCTGGCGGCCATGGACGTCGATAACCACGAGGGCGAACACCTGGACCTGCAGGGCAGCATCATCGGCCATGCCGCTGACCTGGCCAGCCTGATCCATGGCACGCTGCACGCGGTCACCGCCTATTCCGGCGGCTTTGCCCTGGCCGCCGACCCTTGCGCCCCCAAACTCGACGGCAAGGCCGCGCAGTGCTGGGAGGCCAGCCGCTGGTTTCAGGACGAGTACGGCCTGCGCGACCATCAACTGCACCTGGCCGAAGGCCCGGCCAGGTCGGTGATCCCGCAGTATGCCCACGAGCTGGAGGCGGCCATCACGGTCATCGGTACGGTGGCCCGCACGGGCCTGTCGGGCGCGCTGATCGGCAACACGGCCGAGGCCGTGCTCGACCGGGTCGACAGCGACGTGCTGGTGCTCAAGCCTCACGACCCGGCGGTGCACCTGCTCGAACCCCTGGAGGGTCGGCAGGACCAGGAACGGCAGGCCAGCCCCAGGCAAACCGGCGACGCCGAGCGCCTGCAGAGAATTGCCGACGACTATCTGGTGTCGTGGAGAAACCTGGGCGCGATATAG
- a CDS encoding universal stress protein, with translation MQAIRSILVVMEPEQPEGLALKRAKLIAGVTQSQLHLLVCDKKHDHSAYLHDLSNTLEQEGYNASCQQAWHENLHQTVITVQQAEDCGLVIKQHFPDNPLKKALLTPDDWKLLRYCPSPVLMVKSDKPWAGGIVLAAVDVGNADVEHRTLHASIIGHGHDIAALAKAKLHVISAHPAPMLSAADPTFQLKETIEARYREECKAFQAEYEIADDCLHIAEGPADALIPQMARKLAAVVTVIGTVARTGLSGALIGNTAEVVLDSLESDILVLKPADIIAHLEELVAQR, from the coding sequence ATGCAAGCTATTCGCAGCATTCTGGTGGTGATGGAGCCGGAGCAGCCAGAAGGCCTGGCCCTGAAGCGGGCCAAGTTGATCGCCGGGGTGACGCAGTCTCAGCTGCACCTGCTGGTCTGCGACAAGAAGCATGATCACTCGGCCTATCTGCACGACCTGAGCAACACCCTTGAGCAGGAGGGCTACAACGCATCCTGCCAGCAGGCCTGGCATGAAAACCTGCACCAGACCGTGATCACCGTCCAGCAGGCCGAAGACTGTGGACTGGTGATCAAGCAGCACTTTCCCGACAACCCGCTGAAGAAGGCCCTGCTTACCCCGGACGACTGGAAGCTGCTGCGCTACTGCCCTTCCCCGGTGCTGATGGTGAAAAGCGACAAGCCCTGGGCCGGCGGCATCGTCCTGGCGGCCGTGGATGTCGGCAATGCCGATGTCGAGCACCGTACCCTGCACGCCAGCATCATCGGCCATGGCCATGACATCGCCGCGCTGGCCAAGGCCAAGCTGCATGTGATCAGCGCCCACCCGGCGCCGATGCTGTCCGCCGCCGACCCGACCTTCCAGCTCAAGGAAACCATCGAGGCGCGCTACCGCGAAGAGTGCAAGGCGTTCCAGGCCGAATACGAGATCGCCGACGACTGCCTGCACATCGCCGAAGGGCCGGCCGACGCCCTGATCCCGCAGATGGCCCGCAAACTCGCCGCCGTGGTCACGGTGATCGGCACGGTGGCTCGCACCGGCCTGTCCGGCGCGCTGATCGGCAATACCGCCGAGGTGGTGCTGGACTCGCTGGAGAGCGACATCCTGGTGCTCAAGCCGGCGGACATCATCGCCCACCTGGAGGAACTGGTCGCGCAGCGCTGA
- a CDS encoding tRNA-(ms[2]io[6]A)-hydroxylase, with translation MHLLPEIEAFLLCPTPDAWIAQALQHQDILLIDHANCEKKAASTAMTLLFRYIEKADLQYNLSRLAREELRHFEQVAALMAKRGIVYRPVSAALYAQRLHKHMRTSEPHKLVDTLIVGAFIEARSCERFFRLAPHLDEELGQFYRSLLKSEARHYQGYLKMARDYASEPIDERVAYFAEVEREAILTPDKEFRFHSGAAA, from the coding sequence ATGCACCTGCTACCCGAGATCGAAGCCTTCCTGCTCTGTCCCACGCCTGACGCCTGGATCGCCCAGGCCCTGCAGCATCAGGACATCCTGCTGATCGACCACGCCAACTGCGAGAAGAAGGCGGCGTCCACAGCCATGACCCTGCTGTTCCGTTATATAGAGAAGGCCGATCTGCAGTACAACCTGTCGCGCCTGGCCCGCGAGGAACTGCGCCACTTCGAGCAGGTCGCCGCCCTGATGGCCAAGCGTGGTATCGTCTATCGCCCGGTCAGCGCCGCCCTGTATGCCCAGCGCCTGCACAAGCACATGCGCACCTCGGAGCCGCACAAGCTGGTGGATACCCTGATCGTCGGCGCCTTTATCGAGGCCCGCTCCTGCGAGCGCTTCTTCCGCCTGGCGCCGCACCTGGACGAGGAACTGGGGCAGTTCTACCGCTCATTGCTCAAGTCCGAGGCGCGGCATTACCAAGGCTATCTGAAGATGGCCCGGGACTACGCCAGCGAGCCGATCGATGAGCGGGTGGCGTACTTCGCCGAGGTGGAGCGCGAGGCGATCCTCACGCCGGACAAGGAGTTCCGCTTCCACAGCGGCGCCGCCGCCTGA
- a CDS encoding MFS transporter, with the protein MRMPTTFGMNQIVSHGFGMFLFAALMPFMRESIDISAWQLATIGALTQLAYLGGAMLLGLVGHRLGTGRLALLTGITSSSLLFVMAQLRDPVLITLTLTCLAASAAISWGCIVEIVSRCARAESRSTYLSCASSGTAWGYAINGLLILVVVPLLGWQASWQVAGLFGLLVVALTWHMLRDLKSAPASPTAGPSPIDAAIPTSKLFATIIGERTALFACLICLLVGFTTMPFSYWLNTYLDELSLPAALGGYTWATVGGTGMVAGFITGKLADRRGHGTALMVIFSGFALGLLAFILDPGKFALVAGFGYGLMYFPMWGIVAGWVNQHYSSTATMQISGICMVTFGLGGTLGNLLAGYIRETTGSLHDVFFVLTAASLLLVVLAIVILRGNRKVLPIIPPTAGAF; encoded by the coding sequence ATGCGGATGCCCACTACCTTCGGCATGAACCAGATCGTCAGCCACGGCTTTGGCATGTTCCTGTTTGCCGCCCTGATGCCGTTCATGCGCGAGTCCATCGACATCAGCGCCTGGCAGCTGGCGACCATCGGCGCCCTGACCCAGCTGGCCTACCTGGGCGGCGCCATGCTGCTCGGGCTGGTCGGCCACCGCCTCGGCACCGGCCGCCTGGCCCTGCTGACCGGCATCACCAGCAGCAGCCTGCTGTTCGTCATGGCGCAGTTGCGCGACCCCGTGCTGATCACCCTGACCCTGACCTGCCTGGCCGCCAGTGCGGCGATCAGCTGGGGTTGCATCGTCGAGATCGTCAGCCGCTGTGCCCGTGCCGAGTCGCGCTCGACCTACCTGTCCTGCGCGTCCAGCGGCACGGCCTGGGGCTACGCCATCAACGGCCTGCTGATCCTGGTGGTGGTGCCGCTGCTCGGCTGGCAGGCCAGCTGGCAGGTCGCCGGGCTGTTCGGTCTGCTGGTGGTGGCCCTGACCTGGCACATGCTGCGCGACCTCAAGAGCGCACCCGCCAGTCCGACTGCCGGCCCCAGCCCGATCGACGCCGCGATCCCGACTTCCAAGCTGTTCGCCACCATCATCGGCGAGCGCACCGCGCTGTTCGCCTGCCTGATCTGCCTGCTGGTGGGCTTCACCACCATGCCCTTTTCCTACTGGCTCAACACCTACCTGGATGAACTGAGCCTGCCCGCGGCCCTGGGCGGCTACACCTGGGCGACGGTCGGGGGCACGGGCATGGTGGCCGGCTTCATCACCGGCAAGCTGGCCGACCGCAGGGGCCATGGCACCGCGCTGATGGTGATCTTCAGTGGCTTCGCCCTGGGCCTGCTGGCATTCATCCTCGATCCGGGCAAATTCGCGCTGGTCGCCGGCTTCGGTTACGGCCTGATGTATTTTCCGATGTGGGGCATCGTCGCCGGCTGGGTCAATCAGCACTACTCATCCACCGCAACCATGCAGATCAGTGGCATCTGCATGGTGACCTTCGGCCTCGGCGGGACCCTGGGCAACCTGTTGGCGGGCTATATTCGCGAGACGACCGGCTCGCTGCATGACGTGTTCTTCGTGCTGACCGCCGCCTCCCTGCTGCTGGTGGTCCTGGCCATCGTCATCCTGCGCGGCAACCGCAAGGTGCTGCCGATCATCCCGCCAACTGCTGGCGCCTTCTGA
- a CDS encoding LysR substrate-binding domain-containing protein: protein MRDLPIALLRTFVVVAETLNLTTAAARLHRAPSTISMQLSRLEELVSAELLQRGQYGVRLTQAGEQLKSCAPQLLNLHDRILGTFQHAEVGGQVRFGTHDQYATRSLTPLLEAFVLSYPEACLEVVCDHRPEHLAALVADGKLDLALVEMPTSSTGGRRLFRDELIWVGAEAHLTHERAPLPLAVFVEGCYHRASADKALAEAQIPYRVAFTSQSRAGVLAAVRAGIGVGIIPRSTLEPGLRVIEDELPPLPGTDITLFVADQVNEATQRLAQTIEASPQYQRYERQAALQR, encoded by the coding sequence ATGCGTGACCTGCCCATAGCCTTGCTGCGCACCTTTGTAGTGGTCGCCGAGACGCTCAACCTGACCACGGCGGCCGCTCGCCTGCACCGCGCGCCGTCGACCATCAGCATGCAGCTCAGCCGGCTGGAAGAGCTGGTTTCGGCCGAGCTGCTGCAGCGCGGCCAGTACGGCGTGCGGCTGACCCAGGCCGGCGAACAGTTGAAGTCCTGCGCCCCGCAGCTGCTCAACCTGCATGACCGCATCCTGGGTACATTCCAGCATGCCGAGGTGGGTGGCCAGGTGCGCTTCGGCACCCACGATCAATACGCCACCCGCAGCCTCACGCCGCTGCTGGAAGCCTTCGTGCTGAGCTACCCGGAAGCCTGCCTGGAGGTGGTCTGCGACCATCGCCCCGAGCACCTGGCGGCGCTGGTGGCCGATGGCAAGCTGGACCTGGCCCTGGTGGAGATGCCGACCTCGTCCACCGGCGGTCGTCGTCTGTTTCGCGACGAGCTGATCTGGGTGGGGGCAGAGGCCCACTTGACCCATGAGCGCGCGCCATTGCCGCTGGCGGTGTTCGTCGAGGGCTGCTATCACCGCGCCTCTGCGGACAAGGCCCTGGCCGAGGCACAGATTCCCTACCGCGTCGCTTTCACCAGCCAGAGTCGGGCCGGCGTATTGGCGGCCGTGCGCGCCGGGATAGGTGTGGGGATCATTCCGCGTTCGACCCTGGAGCCGGGTCTGCGGGTGATCGAGGACGAGCTACCGCCCCTGCCGGGCACGGACATCACCCTGTTCGTCGCCGATCAGGTCAACGAGGCGACCCAGCGCCTGGCCCAGACCATCGAGGCGAGCCCGCAATACCAGCGCTATGAGCGCCAGGCCGCACTGCAGCGCTAG